Proteins encoded by one window of Deinococcus radiodurans R1 = ATCC 13939 = DSM 20539:
- a CDS encoding glutamine synthetase family protein → MTSVSPTPDGILRQLQDAEVSFLRLQFTDILGHTKNVEVPRTQFAKALSGDVTFDGSAVQGFTRVEESDMLLSPDLSTFLVYPQFARDDRERGRVARLICDVTLPDGTPFEGDPRRVLRAQVERAQALGLEMYVGTEPEFFLFERGPNGAATTVTHDRAGYFDLAPIDRGERIRREIASRLVEMGFEIEASHHEVAPGQHEIDFRYAPALETADRIATFKFVVKRIALEHGLLASFLPKPIAGVSGSGMHCHLSLFKDGQNVFDDPGGEHGLSDTAHQFVAGLLDHAEGMTAITNPLVNSYKRLVPGFEAPVNIAWSTSNRSALVRIPAKRGPSTRAELRMPDPSCNPYLALAAMLAAGLDGIERQLEPPPAIQRNIFRMTVREKRHHRVKELPGDLREAVDELAKDEVIAAALGEHVMEHYVTAKRAEWREYSSAVHAWELERYLDLV, encoded by the coding sequence ATGACGTCCGTCTCGCCTACCCCCGACGGCATCCTGCGGCAGTTGCAGGACGCCGAGGTCAGCTTTTTGCGCCTGCAATTCACCGACATCCTGGGGCACACCAAAAACGTGGAGGTGCCGCGCACGCAGTTTGCCAAGGCGCTGAGCGGCGACGTGACCTTCGACGGCAGCGCGGTGCAGGGCTTTACGCGGGTGGAGGAGTCGGACATGCTGCTCTCGCCCGACCTGTCCACCTTTCTGGTCTACCCGCAGTTTGCCCGCGACGACCGCGAGCGGGGCCGCGTCGCCCGGCTGATCTGCGACGTGACGCTGCCCGACGGCACCCCCTTTGAAGGCGACCCCCGCCGGGTGCTGCGAGCGCAGGTGGAACGGGCGCAGGCGCTCGGGCTGGAGATGTACGTGGGCACCGAACCCGAGTTTTTCCTGTTTGAACGTGGCCCCAACGGCGCGGCGACCACCGTGACCCATGACCGCGCCGGATACTTCGACCTCGCGCCGATTGACCGGGGCGAGCGCATTCGCCGCGAGATTGCCAGCCGCCTGGTGGAAATGGGCTTTGAAATCGAAGCCTCGCACCACGAAGTCGCGCCGGGGCAGCACGAGATTGATTTCCGCTACGCCCCCGCGCTCGAAACCGCCGACCGTATCGCCACTTTCAAGTTCGTGGTCAAGCGAATTGCGCTCGAACACGGCCTGCTCGCCAGCTTTCTGCCCAAGCCGATTGCCGGGGTCAGCGGCAGTGGGATGCACTGTCACCTCAGCCTCTTCAAGGACGGGCAAAACGTCTTTGATGACCCGGGCGGCGAACATGGCCTCTCGGACACCGCGCACCAGTTCGTCGCCGGGCTGCTCGACCACGCCGAGGGCATGACGGCCATCACCAACCCGCTCGTCAACAGCTACAAGCGGCTGGTGCCGGGCTTCGAGGCCCCCGTCAACATCGCCTGGAGCACGTCCAACCGCTCAGCGCTGGTCCGCATTCCCGCCAAGCGCGGCCCGTCCACCCGCGCCGAACTGCGGATGCCCGACCCGAGTTGCAACCCGTACCTCGCGCTCGCCGCCATGCTCGCCGCTGGGCTCGACGGCATTGAGCGGCAGTTGGAGCCGCCGCCCGCCATTCAGCGCAACATTTTCCGCATGACGGTGCGTGAAAAGCGCCACCACCGCGTCAAAGAGCTGCCCGGCGACCTGCGCGAGGCGGTGGACGAGCTGGCGAAGGACGAAGTGATTGCCGCCGCGCTGGGGGAACACGTGATGGAGCATTACGTAACGGCGAAGCGGGCGGAGTGGCGGGAGTACAGTTCGGCGGTGCACGCCTGGGAGCTGGAGCGGTATTTGGA
- a CDS encoding barstar family protein: MMNVFAHPPAGLQQAPHEIRMLAAGHQVSVREVVLTGVRDKEALMLAFLSGLGLTHSFGRNWDALYDVLTDPEQRPPRFALVLCDYDVFRRRNRQLSAQLESALLDAQQNVGEQGRMLWLLAEEPDSDTRHW, from the coding sequence ATGATGAACGTCTTCGCCCACCCCCCCGCCGGGTTGCAGCAGGCCCCCCACGAAATCCGCATGCTCGCCGCCGGACATCAGGTGTCGGTGCGCGAGGTGGTGCTGACCGGCGTGCGCGATAAAGAAGCGCTGATGCTGGCTTTTCTCTCGGGGCTGGGCCTCACGCATTCGTTCGGGCGCAACTGGGACGCGCTCTACGACGTGCTGACCGACCCCGAACAGCGCCCGCCCCGCTTCGCGCTGGTGCTGTGCGACTACGACGTGTTTCGCCGCCGCAACCGGCAACTCAGCGCCCAACTCGAGAGCGCGCTGCTCGACGCCCAGCAAAACGTCGGCGAGCAGGGGCGGATGCTGTGGCTGCTCGCCGAGGAGCCGGACAGCGATACGCGGCATTGGTAA
- a CDS encoding ribonuclease: MTSPLRMPLLLLAVFLPSCSAQSGQTQTGQTQTGQPRTQSSASVSSIPATPPASRPSASRRPARDPLSGLAFVNVAQLPPEGQQLLTLIARGGPFRYSKDGVTFGNREGILPQQARGYYREYTVRTPGESDRGARRVVCGGQPVTNTAECYYTADHYASFRRIRP; the protein is encoded by the coding sequence ATGACTTCGCCCCTGCGCATGCCGCTGCTGCTCCTCGCGGTCTTCTTGCCCTCCTGCTCGGCCCAGAGCGGCCAGACTCAGACCGGCCAGACTCAGACCGGCCAACCACGGACGCAGAGCAGCGCCAGCGTCTCCAGCATTCCCGCAACTCCGCCCGCCAGCCGCCCATCTGCCAGCCGCCGCCCGGCCCGTGACCCGCTGAGTGGCCTGGCCTTTGTCAACGTCGCGCAGCTCCCGCCTGAAGGCCAGCAGCTGCTGACGCTGATCGCCAGGGGCGGCCCCTTCCGCTACAGTAAGGACGGCGTGACTTTCGGCAACCGCGAGGGGATTTTGCCCCAGCAGGCGCGGGGGTATTACCGCGAGTACACCGTCCGGACGCCCGGCGAATCCGACCGGGGCGCGCGCCGCGTCGTGTGCGGCGGGCAGCCGGTCACGAACACCGCCGAGTGCTACTACACCGCCGACCACTACGCCAGTTTCAGGAGAATCCGGCCATGA